A DNA window from Bacteroides cellulosilyticus contains the following coding sequences:
- a CDS encoding fibronectin type III domain-containing protein, which yields MKMKKYIYILGLAITALISACEDQSTELTSIDYDRLFSPISLEARVINQVNVRLSWSAVNGATSYNIEVFANDSLTFAGTPVRTLSGISNTDIPYTITGLEGETKYSARIQAIGENITESKWNGVYFKTGTEQIFSSVSEEDLTISSVTLRWTAGETATSIVLTPGNISHTVTSAEIAAGAATIEGLTPETTYTAKLMNGTKTRGTVTFTTLIDLAGAIAIEPGDDFAQILKNAKDGDAFAFYPGTYANVTIEDGKEVIGKIDISADIEIKAVRPSDRPVINGCITLSDGASLSIKQVVMDGTNTDGSQAFEFKTATTYGSLIVDDCEISNYIKGFYYVNVAATIDEITINNCLIHDIVCNGGDMFDCRTGYIKTINITNSTIWNSCTGRDFVRYDDASGSFAGSAPVIKIDHCTLDGVSNSSSRRLFYVRFKNNSITFTNNMVSNMPKCGRGFSDNSATAVPTFSNNNYFNTANLVSLDEGGTGKFYDTTGKTLDPGYADAAKGDFNITNDNLLYEGIGDPRWY from the coding sequence ATGAAAATGAAGAAATATATCTATATATTAGGATTGGCCATAACCGCCCTGATATCTGCCTGCGAGGATCAAAGCACAGAGCTCACAAGCATCGATTACGACCGCCTCTTCTCTCCCATTTCATTGGAAGCAAGAGTCATCAATCAAGTGAACGTACGTTTGTCATGGAGTGCCGTAAACGGAGCGACAAGCTATAACATCGAAGTTTTTGCCAATGACAGTCTGACATTTGCCGGTACTCCCGTCCGCACATTGAGTGGCATTAGCAATACGGATATACCTTACACCATTACCGGACTGGAAGGCGAAACGAAATACTCTGCCCGCATACAGGCCATCGGAGAAAACATCACTGAGTCCAAATGGAACGGTGTCTATTTCAAGACCGGTACCGAACAGATATTCAGCAGTGTTTCCGAAGAAGATCTGACAATATCCTCTGTTACCCTGCGCTGGACAGCTGGTGAAACGGCAACAAGCATCGTGCTGACTCCGGGTAATATCAGCCACACCGTTACTTCCGCCGAAATTGCAGCAGGTGCCGCAACCATTGAAGGTTTGACTCCTGAAACAACTTACACCGCCAAGTTAATGAACGGTACGAAAACACGCGGAACTGTGACCTTCACTACATTGATCGACCTGGCCGGTGCCATTGCCATTGAGCCGGGAGATGATTTCGCACAGATATTGAAAAATGCCAAAGACGGAGACGCATTCGCATTCTATCCGGGCACTTACGCCAATGTCACAATAGAAGACGGAAAAGAAGTAATAGGCAAGATTGACATCTCGGCCGATATTGAAATTAAAGCGGTACGCCCAAGCGATCGTCCAGTTATCAATGGATGCATCACATTAAGTGATGGTGCTTCACTCAGCATAAAACAAGTTGTGATGGACGGTACGAATACTGATGGAAGCCAAGCTTTTGAATTCAAGACCGCCACCACCTATGGTTCACTGATTGTCGATGATTGCGAAATATCCAATTACATAAAAGGCTTCTATTATGTAAACGTGGCGGCTACCATAGATGAAATAACGATTAACAACTGTTTGATTCACGACATCGTATGCAACGGAGGAGATATGTTTGACTGTCGTACCGGTTACATCAAAACTATCAATATCACTAACAGCACTATCTGGAACAGTTGTACAGGCCGTGACTTTGTCCGCTATGATGATGCTTCAGGCAGCTTCGCAGGTTCAGCTCCCGTGATTAAGATTGATCACTGTACGTTGGATGGAGTAAGTAATAGCAGTAGCAGACGATTATTCTACGTACGCTTCAAGAATAACAGCATTACATTCACCAACAATATGGTGTCTAATATGCCTAAATGTGGTAGAGGTTTCTCAGACAACAGTGCAACAGCAGTGCCTACTTTCTCTAATAACAACTACTTCAACACTGCCAATCTCGTTTCTTTAGACGAAGGCGGTACAGGTAAATTCTATGATACCACAGGCAAGACCCTTGATCCGGGTTATGCCGATGCTGCAAAAGGTGACTTCAACATCACTAACGATAATCTTCTCTACGAAGGAATCGGCGATCCGCGCTGGTATTAA
- a CDS encoding RagB/SusD family nutrient uptake outer membrane protein, whose translation MKRLIYSTLVSLSLLCGMTSCDLDAPSQSAMEEPNLFQVYSLAEAAVMGIHQSFGETNSYRGRYLPYYGINTDIEWINNIDPTKIADDGKYELSTYAARPSNTQMNNSSNAWAKFYEGIERANLCIRGLSNYADLSDPDFLHLLGEAMTLRAVIYLDLIKGWGDVPARFEPNSSETVYLPRTDRDSIYIRLLSDLEQAEDMVAWPNASSITKTTERVNKAFVKGLRARIALYAAGYSQRADGIRRSNDPRLSVANMYEIVKNECLDIINQSGCTLGSFKENFTKLCQDNTAAGGESIWEIPFSDGRGRVLYTFGVKHQTFDQYTQQSQGGVNGPLPYLYYDYDVEDVRRDITCVPYEWKGDGINIGSTETPLYANGVQQLRSLKSWCFGKLRYEWMNRVVTSTNDDGINWQYLRLADVYLMAAEAVNELSTPSEAAQYLKPILDRALPAGKASDYMAKATASKTAFFDAIVEQRALEFAGESLRKADLIRWNLLKTKLDEAKTKMSQLARREGAYSDLPEKLYYETAEDGETLKIYGLNHGDTDEAGAALGYESNTTWISTEKLTDALIEALYQKNPNENQFWPIWQTFIDSSNGMLTNN comes from the coding sequence ATGAAAAGATTAATATATTCCACTCTTGTGTCATTGTCACTTTTATGCGGCATGACCTCATGTGACTTAGATGCTCCATCCCAATCAGCCATGGAGGAGCCCAACCTGTTCCAGGTTTATTCTCTGGCGGAAGCTGCCGTAATGGGTATACACCAGTCATTTGGTGAGACAAATTCCTACCGCGGACGTTATCTCCCCTATTACGGAATAAATACAGATATCGAATGGATCAACAATATAGATCCGACCAAGATTGCAGATGACGGGAAATACGAACTCTCCACCTATGCCGCGCGTCCATCAAATACTCAGATGAACAATTCCAGCAATGCCTGGGCCAAGTTCTATGAAGGCATTGAACGTGCTAATCTGTGCATCCGCGGACTAAGCAATTATGCAGACCTCAGCGATCCTGATTTTCTTCACTTACTGGGAGAAGCCATGACGCTCAGAGCTGTCATCTACCTAGATCTGATCAAAGGATGGGGTGACGTTCCCGCCCGTTTTGAGCCCAATAGTTCTGAAACGGTTTATTTGCCGAGAACAGACAGAGACAGCATCTATATACGCCTGTTGAGTGATTTGGAACAAGCAGAAGATATGGTAGCATGGCCCAATGCTTCTTCCATTACCAAAACCACGGAACGCGTCAACAAAGCTTTTGTCAAAGGACTGCGCGCACGCATAGCACTCTATGCAGCAGGTTATAGCCAACGGGCAGACGGAATTCGCAGAAGTAACGATCCACGCTTGAGCGTTGCCAACATGTACGAAATCGTAAAGAACGAATGCTTGGATATCATTAACCAAAGCGGATGCACTTTAGGGTCATTCAAAGAAAACTTCACCAAATTATGTCAGGACAACACCGCAGCAGGTGGAGAATCCATCTGGGAAATTCCGTTCTCGGACGGACGTGGCCGCGTGCTCTATACTTTCGGTGTAAAGCATCAGACTTTTGACCAATACACCCAACAAAGCCAGGGCGGTGTAAACGGTCCGCTCCCTTATCTGTACTATGATTATGACGTAGAGGATGTAAGACGCGACATTACCTGTGTGCCTTACGAATGGAAAGGAGACGGTATCAACATCGGCTCTACAGAGACTCCTTTATACGCAAATGGAGTTCAGCAACTTCGCAGTTTGAAAAGCTGGTGCTTCGGTAAGCTCCGTTACGAATGGATGAACCGTGTCGTAACTTCTACAAATGACGATGGCATAAACTGGCAATATCTGCGTCTGGCCGATGTATATTTAATGGCCGCTGAAGCTGTCAATGAATTAAGTACCCCATCTGAAGCGGCTCAATATCTGAAGCCTATTCTGGACCGCGCACTGCCGGCAGGAAAAGCAAGTGACTATATGGCTAAAGCAACCGCCAGCAAGACAGCCTTCTTTGACGCCATCGTTGAGCAGCGCGCATTAGAATTCGCCGGAGAGTCTTTAAGAAAAGCCGATCTGATTCGCTGGAACTTACTGAAAACCAAGTTGGATGAAGCTAAAACAAAAATGTCTCAACTGGCACGCCGAGAAGGTGCTTACTCCGACCTTCCCGAAAAGCTTTATTACGAGACTGCCGAAGATGGAGAAACTTTGAAAATCTACGGTTTGAACCACGGAGATACGGATGAAGCTGGTGCTGCTTTAGGTTACGAAAGCAATACAACCTGGATTTCAACAGAAAAGCTCACTGATGCACTGATTGAAGCGCTCTATCAGAAGAATCCTAATGAAAATCAATTCTGGCCTATCTGGCAGACCTTCATTGACAGTAGCAATGGAATGTTAACCAATAACTAA
- a CDS encoding SusC/RagA family TonB-linked outer membrane protein, with protein MSNKMKNMRAALLFCLVAVISLSVSAQNVTVTGTVTDKTGETVIGASVVQKGNTSNGTITDIDGNFSLSVPANSTLVFSYVGMRPQEIPLKGQTKVNVVMEDDAQALEEVVVIGYGSVKRKDLTGSVATVSSDVLAAVPVASATEALTGKMAGVQITTTEGSPDAEMKIRVRGGGSITGDNTPLFIVDGFPVESISDIPASDIEDMTVLKDASSTAIYGSRGANGVILVTTKSGKEGKVNVSYNAYYSWKKIAKTLDVLSPADYAKWQYELAALIKSDDMSSYEKYFGTYADMDQYNNIPSNDWQDLTFGRTGHTFNHNLNINGGSDKIRYAFSYSHMNDKAIMEGSSYKRDNFSLKLNTKPVKNVTLDFQARYSETDINGGGANDVSSTYDSDKRLKYSVIYTPIPLSNLDASAGSADDDLGNLYHPLTAISDNDRQQERKTLNIAGSFGWEIFKNFKVKTEVGYDDYRNSDQRYWGLTTYYIKNVPSSENQGKPAIQLANTSRHKFRNTNTISYDFSKLFEGDSHHLNAMIGHEWVITKSKVLTNIVHGFPSSFTAQDAWKFSTQGVPYSIDNYLNPDDKLLSYFGRINYDYQSKYLLSATFRADGSSKFASGNQWGYFPSAAAAWRISSEPFMESTKSWLDDLKLRFSYGTAGNNNIPSGQMNLNYSSSATSWINGFSNYWSASKTMPNPDLKWETTVTRNIGLDFTVLGGKLNGSIEAYLNTTKDLLIQFPVAGTGYDYQYRNMGKTQNKGLEATINWTAIDKKNFGLSFSANIGFNKNEIKDLGIMDDFGAETYWASSEIGYDFWIAKGGSVGKMYGYRSDGRYEVSDFEGYDATSKKWILKEGVTDCSAVVGTVRPGSMKLKNLNPGEDNAVTSDDREIIGDANPVHTGGFTINARAYGFDLSANFNWSYGNDVYNANKIEFTQTGKYQYRNMISDMADGKRWTNLNADGTICNDPAQLAAMNANTTLWSPYNARMVFSDWAVEDASFLRLGTLTLGYTLPKAMLNKVKIQNLRFYVTAYNVFCLTSYSGYDPEVSTIRKTNLTPGVDYSAYPKSRQFVVGVNLNF; from the coding sequence ATGTCTAACAAAATGAAAAACATGCGCGCCGCGCTACTATTCTGTTTAGTAGCCGTGATATCGCTTAGCGTATCAGCGCAAAATGTAACCGTAACAGGTACTGTGACAGACAAGACGGGAGAAACCGTTATCGGTGCTTCCGTAGTACAGAAAGGGAACACCAGCAACGGTACTATTACCGATATTGACGGTAATTTCTCCCTTAGTGTTCCCGCCAATTCCACATTGGTATTCTCTTATGTGGGAATGAGACCTCAGGAAATCCCCCTGAAAGGTCAAACTAAAGTTAATGTTGTGATGGAGGACGATGCGCAGGCTTTGGAAGAGGTTGTGGTTATCGGCTATGGTTCCGTAAAACGTAAAGACCTGACGGGCTCTGTAGCGACAGTCAGTTCGGATGTATTGGCAGCCGTTCCGGTGGCTTCAGCCACAGAAGCACTGACTGGTAAAATGGCCGGTGTACAGATCACCACCACCGAAGGTTCTCCCGACGCCGAAATGAAGATTCGCGTACGTGGCGGCGGTTCCATTACAGGCGACAACACTCCGTTGTTCATCGTAGACGGCTTCCCGGTAGAGTCCATCAGTGATATTCCCGCTTCTGACATCGAAGACATGACCGTACTGAAAGACGCCTCTTCTACAGCTATTTACGGTTCACGCGGTGCGAATGGTGTAATCCTGGTGACTACTAAAAGTGGAAAAGAAGGTAAAGTCAATGTCAGCTACAATGCATATTATAGCTGGAAGAAAATAGCCAAGACACTGGACGTTCTTTCTCCGGCCGATTATGCGAAATGGCAATATGAATTGGCCGCACTTATCAAATCTGATGACATGAGTTCTTATGAAAAGTATTTCGGAACTTACGCAGATATGGACCAGTACAATAACATTCCTTCCAATGACTGGCAAGATCTGACATTCGGACGTACCGGACATACTTTCAACCACAATTTAAATATTAACGGTGGTAGTGACAAAATCAGATATGCCTTCAGTTATAGCCACATGAATGATAAAGCCATCATGGAAGGATCAAGTTACAAGCGTGACAACTTCAGCTTAAAGTTGAATACCAAACCTGTAAAGAATGTCACCCTTGATTTCCAAGCCCGCTATTCAGAAACAGACATCAATGGTGGTGGCGCTAACGATGTAAGCAGTACTTATGACTCTGACAAGCGTCTGAAATATTCTGTCATCTACACTCCGATACCTCTGTCAAACCTCGATGCGTCGGCAGGTAGCGCAGATGATGACTTGGGTAACTTATACCACCCGCTGACAGCCATCTCGGACAATGACCGCCAACAAGAACGCAAGACATTGAACATTGCCGGTAGTTTCGGCTGGGAAATATTCAAGAATTTTAAAGTTAAAACCGAAGTAGGTTATGATGACTACCGCAACAGCGACCAGCGCTACTGGGGTCTAACCACCTATTATATTAAGAATGTACCCTCCTCTGAAAACCAGGGCAAACCGGCCATTCAGCTTGCCAATACCAGCCGCCACAAATTCCGTAATACCAATACCATCAGTTACGACTTCTCCAAGCTTTTTGAAGGAGACAGCCATCACCTGAATGCAATGATCGGTCATGAATGGGTTATCACCAAGTCCAAAGTATTAACAAACATCGTACATGGATTCCCAAGCAGCTTCACCGCTCAGGATGCCTGGAAATTTTCAACTCAAGGTGTTCCCTACTCTATTGACAATTATCTCAATCCGGACGACAAGTTATTGTCCTACTTCGGACGTATTAACTATGACTATCAAAGCAAGTACCTGTTGAGCGCAACATTCCGTGCCGACGGTTCTTCCAAATTTGCCTCCGGCAACCAATGGGGTTACTTCCCTTCTGCCGCTGCTGCTTGGCGTATTTCATCGGAACCCTTTATGGAAAGCACAAAATCTTGGTTAGATGACTTGAAACTCCGTTTCAGTTACGGTACTGCTGGTAATAACAACATTCCTTCGGGACAAATGAACCTAAACTACTCTTCTTCTGCAACATCATGGATTAACGGTTTCAGCAACTATTGGTCTGCTTCTAAAACAATGCCTAATCCTGACCTGAAGTGGGAAACAACCGTTACCCGTAATATCGGTTTAGACTTTACTGTACTAGGTGGCAAGCTGAACGGTAGCATCGAAGCTTATTTGAATACAACAAAGGATCTGTTGATTCAATTTCCTGTTGCCGGTACAGGTTACGACTATCAGTACCGCAATATGGGTAAGACCCAAAACAAAGGTCTGGAAGCAACCATCAATTGGACAGCTATTGATAAAAAGAATTTTGGTTTAAGTTTCAGTGCCAATATCGGTTTCAACAAGAATGAAATCAAAGACCTGGGTATCATGGACGACTTTGGCGCAGAGACATACTGGGCTTCTTCTGAAATCGGTTATGACTTCTGGATAGCCAAAGGCGGTTCTGTCGGTAAAATGTATGGATACCGTTCCGACGGTCGCTATGAGGTTAGCGATTTCGAAGGCTATGACGCCACCTCAAAAAAATGGATACTGAAAGAAGGTGTGACTGACTGTTCTGCCGTGGTAGGAACTGTGCGCCCGGGTAGCATGAAGTTGAAGAATCTAAATCCCGGTGAAGACAATGCCGTAACTTCTGACGACCGTGAAATCATAGGCGACGCCAACCCGGTGCATACAGGAGGTTTCACCATCAATGCCCGCGCGTATGGATTTGACCTAAGTGCCAACTTTAACTGGAGCTATGGAAACGACGTCTACAACGCCAATAAGATTGAGTTTACCCAAACCGGTAAATACCAATACCGCAACATGATTTCGGACATGGCCGATGGCAAACGCTGGACAAACCTGAATGCCGACGGAACTATCTGCAACGACCCCGCCCAATTGGCTGCAATGAATGCCAACACCACTCTGTGGTCACCTTATAACGCCCGTATGGTATTCAGTGATTGGGCAGTAGAAGATGCTTCATTCCTGCGCTTGGGTACATTGACCTTAGGTTATACATTGCCCAAAGCGATGCTAAACAAGGTTAAGATTCAGAATCTGCGTTTCTATGTGACTGCATACAATGTATTCTGCCTCACCAGCTATTCCGGGTATGATCCTGAAGTTTCAACCATCCGCAAAACGAACCTGACTCCGGGCGTTGACTATTCAGCGTACCCAAAGAGCCGTCAGTTTGTTGTAGGTGTTAACCTGAATTTCTAA